The Vigna angularis cultivar LongXiaoDou No.4 chromosome 9, ASM1680809v1, whole genome shotgun sequence DNA window TTTGTGGTTCATGGTAAGGAGGAAGGTGGTTTTGTTAAGGCTGTCCGAGTTTTTGTTGCGAAGCCTCAATTACTTCCTAGGCTTTCCAGGGTCGGGAGGTATGTGTTATATGTGTTGGTTGTTATGTGGGTGGTGAAGAAGTTATTTGCTTTTGGTGAAGGAGATAAGGAGGTGGAGTGTACAGCACTGGAGAAGGAAAtgatgaggaggaagatgaaggcgagaaaggagaaggaaaagtTGGTGAAGGGTGCTGTTGAAGTTATTGTTGAACCTTCGGAGACACCGGTGGTGGACATAAAAATGCCTAAGTTAGATAAGGAACAACTAAggaataatattttgaaagctAAGGGATCTTCTGATAAACTGGTAGTAGGTGATTCATCGGATAAAATAAAAGCTATATCCATGGAGATGGATTATAAAGttcaagaaataaaagaaatggcTAGGCAGGCACGGAAAATTGAGGGAAGAGACAATGTTGTAGTTAACAAGGATTTGGAAATGGATGACTCGGTGATTAGGAAATCATCTGATGATAATGAATTCATAAAAAGGAAGAGGGAACGAGATGACAGCTTAAGTGATAATCAAATTGAAGTTGTGAGGGAAACGACAGATAGTAATGTCATTCTGCAATCAACTCCTATTGATGTCCCAGAGAACATTGATAATTCAGTCCTGCATGAGGTAGTTCCTGCAGATGAAGGCAATGTACATGTTTCGGATGTCATAGTTTCTGGTGATAAGGAAATCAAGAAACAGGAAATAgaattttctgaaaataatgTGCACCTGAAGGATAAAGAAAATGACAATCCCTTAGATACTCGTATTAATGGCTCATCTAtgacaaatgaaaattttgtgaagaagaAACGCAGGATCATACGGTCTGTTAAGGAAGCCAGGGATTATCTTTCATCAAAACATGACAAACAAAATCCTGGTGCTGGCACAGCATCTAAACTTAATCCCGTGAAAGAAAGTATTACTGATTTGAAGTCTTCAAGTGTTGTTGATTTTAAGGACCAGAAGAGCCAGAACTTGAAGATGAACACAACAGAATCAAGAAGTGAAACATTGGATTCTAAGTCTTCAAGTGTTAGTGATTTTACGGACCAGAAGAGCCAGAACTTGAAGATGAACATAGCTAGATCAAGAAGTGACACATTGAATGGAACATTGGATTCTAAGCGTGCTATAGATGATCATGGAACATTGGATTCTAAGTCTTCAAGTGTTAGCGATTTTACGGACCAGAAGAGCCAGAATTCAAAGATGAACAGAACTGGATCAAGAAGGGACACACTGAATAGAACATTGGATTCTAAGCCTGTTACAAATGATCATGGAACATTGGATTCTAAGTCTTCAATTGTTAGTAATTTTACGGACCAGAAGAGCCAGAACTTGAAGAGGAACACAACTGAATCAAGAAGTGACACATTGAATGGAACATTGGATTCTAAGCCTGTAATAAATGATCATGAGGATTCTACTTTGAAGGATAAGGAACTAATCCCAAGAAAGAATGACCACAAAGATTCTGGGGTTGAACCTGGCGCAGGAATCCATCAAAAGTCTGTGACCACTTTTGATAGTGGAGTTAATGGCACTGGTACAACAAATGGGAAATCAGAAAATTGGCCAGAGAAAAACCTCCTCGAAGTTGAGCAAATCATTAGTGATGGTTTAAATGGATTATCAGATTCTAAGCCTTTCACAAAACCTATTGAAGATTCTAATCCAAAGAATAAGGAGTTTAGCCCAATGAAGGATGACTACTTCAAAGACTCTGGCGTTGAACCTGGTGTAGGAAACCTTCAAAAGTATGACACCACTTTAGACCATGAAATCAACAGCGTCAGTACAGAGACAAGTCTACCTTTAATGCCAGAGAGTGGTACTTTAAATGGATTATCAGATTCTAAGCCTGCCACAAATCCTATTGAAGTTCCTGATCAGAAGAATAAGGAATTAGGCACAACAGAGGATGACTACCTCAAAGTTTCTGGTGTTGATCCTGAAATAAGAAACCATCTTAATTCAGGTACCACTTTAGATGATGAAGTTAATGACATTAGTACAGAGACAAAGGTGTCTGGAAAGACTGAAAACTGGCTTGAGAAAAACTTCCATGAAGTTGAGCCCATAGTGAACCAAATTAGAGTTGGATTTAGAAATAACTACATGGCTGCAAAAGAGAGAGTCGATCAACCTCTAGATATGCCCACTGAGATGGAATCACTTAGAGGTGTTGGAGATGATGGAGAACTTGACTGGATGCAAGATGATCATCTTAGGGATATTGTCTTTCGAGTCCGCGAGAATGAGTTGTCTGGAAGGGACCCATTTTATTTGATGAGTAATGAAGATAAGGACACATTTTTCAGAGGTCTTGAGAAAAAGGTGGAGAAAGAGAATATAAAACTTTCTCACGTACATGAATGGCTCCATTCCAACATTGAAAATCTTGATTACGGAGCAGGTAATTACCTGTTTCTGAAATTAAATGATATAGATAATTTGATCaacttttgatttcatgaaatGATTTTAGCTACTTCATTTTTGGATGAATATGTTCCTGGAACTTCCCCAAATATATTAACTGCCATTTTcttctaaataaatttaaacacgATGCTAATAGTTGTCTTTAATTCCTCTAGATGGCATTAGCATATATGACCCGCTGGAGAAAATCATACCACACTGGAAAGGGCCTGCTGTAGAGAAAATTCCCGAGTTTCTTAATGAATTCCTTGATGAAAGAAAGACAGGTTTCAGCAGAAATATGAATCCAGTGAAGAAGGATGAGAGTGGCTTTGCTATAACATCGTCTGATTCCTCTTCACAGGAAAAGTTTGATGGCCCTACAGCGCCTACCAAGAAGTTGAAAAATCCAAGGACTATTATTGAGGGAAGTGATGGTTCTGTTAAAGCTGGCAAAAAATCAGGGAAGGAATATTGGCAGCACACGAAGAAATGGTCCCAAGGATTTTTAGACTGTTACAATGATGAGACAGACCCAGAAGTAAAGTCCATAATGAAGGATATGGGGAAGGATTTGGATCGCTGGATcactgaaaaagaaataaaggaagCAGCTGAACTAATGGACAAACTCCCCGATAGGAATAAGAGTTTCATGGAAAAGAAACTCAACAAGGTTAAGAGAGAGATGGAGTTGTTTGGCCCGCAAGCAGTGGTTAGCAAATATCGTGAATATGCAGACGATGAAGAGGAAGATTACTTATGGTGGTTAGATCTTCCACACATACTGGTACGTGTATACATCTTGTTCTTGGTTTTCCAGTTTCCAGTTGTTCACTAGCACACATGAAATCACGATGACATATCAGCTGTATATTTGCTCTGTTTTTCTGCCCATTGATGCTGAATTCATTTGATTATTTTCTGTCAGTGCATCGAGTTGTACACAGTTGAGGAGGGAGAGCAGAAAGTAGGACTTTATTCATTGGAGATGGCTGGAGATCTTGAATTGGAACCTAAGCCACATCATGTGATTGCTTTCCAAGACCCCAATGACTGCAAAAACCTTTGTTACATAATTCAGGCTCACTTGGAAATGCTGGGAAATGGTCATGCCTTCGTTGTTGCACGACCTCCTAAGGTATATGTGTGCTCTCACCAATGTTATATAAATCGTTAAATGGAGGCACCATACGCCACCATAGACGTGTTTTTATGGCAGAATATTAGCCTTCCACAGTATTACATTGATAACACTGTTCGAAAAATCACTGTAGTGTTTTGACAGAGATACCTTTAGATCTCTTCATGTGGGGGTGAGGGGGGTTTTGTGCTGGGAGGTTTTCTTATTCCAAAAGCTTTGGTTTTTAACAAAACTTAATGATGTCGTACGATCCATAGAGCAAATCTCACCATGTGGAACAAGGCTTTGTTGATGTTGTCTTTAAGGGTGTAAAATACTTTGATGTTATCTCAACTTGTATTGCATTTCATAGGATGCTTTTCGAGAGGCTAAAGCAAATGGGTTTGGTGTTACCGTCATCAAAAAAGGTGAACTTCAGCTCAATATAGACCAACCACTagaagaagtggatgaactgaTTACAGAGATTGGCAGCAAAATGTATCATGATATGATGATGAAAGAGCGGTCTGTGGACATAAACACATTAATGAAAGGAGTTTTTGGTTTTAATGACCGCTCCATCAAGAGGTAATGTTAGTGATATGGAATATATGGCATAAAAGTTTCAAATAAGATCATGTTAGATATCATTATGAACTTTGACATCTCAGTTATGAATACAAAACATAgaaatcatattaaatttttttcatgattgtgtatattatatttattgatttcatTTGTATCTTAAAGGTTAAAGCGGAAGTTGAAGAAATCCAGAAAGGGGTGATGGCTCTGAAACTTTCAACAATGAGACCAGTTGAAGACAGTGAAAAGTCCTCCACCTAAACATTGAACACAAACCCAGAAAAACCTTTCACACAATAAGGGATTTTTCTTGCTTCCAGTGCAAATACTTTTGACCAGACTTTCCTTCTCACGAGGGGATGGAGAGAACACATCATCAGTAAGATTTGGTATCCTACTTCAAAATTCcagtttttgtgttgtttttccTAAGCAAATTGATTTGTATATATTGAGTAACATATATCTACCAACTTAGAGCTCCACTTGTAGAAAAAGTAAGAAGTGAggattttgatttattttgtattgaaaaaaaaaaaaaaccttttttacTATATAGTTTTATAGGCATGCAAGTGTAGAAAGTTTATCACTCTGTTCACCATTTAAAGTCAATAATTCTTCATATATGTATGTTGGATTTTGATAGCACGACCTTATAAATGTCTTCTACATTATTTTTCATGCATGTactatttattgtttataataaagCTTTTTCAATGTTCAGGTGGTGGCTGCGGATCctttttaaaagcaaaaatGCTGATTACTGTGAAATAATTTCGTCAAAGTTGAATAACTCTGTCAACTTTGCCAGCTATGTTTTCTGTCAAAAgcctatttatatttttctaattgtaattagtatttatttttaaaatggcATCGATGCTCGTGTCTCTTCTCTTTTGGTGTAGTTCTATATTCCCGATTTGAAAGCTAGAATGAATGTAGTTTGTGCATACAACTTTATGTcctaattaattcaaattaatggaaaaatattaagtttttaaacaaatttttctagaaCATCTTAACTAATATTCACTATTTCAAATAAGGTTACTTGTTTACCACACAAATTTGGATTAAAAACTATTCATTGTAAGTTCTAAAGACAGTTTACAAACTTTGAAGAATTGGTTTCTCCAAAATCTCATCTTTCCTGAAAGAGAAAGTCAAATTTGATGGGAGGAGGCAATTTTCTGATATTTTAATCTGTTGCATTGTCACTGCCACGATTCCACTTCAATACCTATAGATCACTCCTTCATAAATTAATGCTTTCACAGTATTTCTTCACAAAAATGGTATTGATCATTCTGCATGGCTATTAAAGCTTTGTAGATGTTGGAATACCTGAGCtatggttgaaaaacttctctACAAGAACTTCCACGTAAAATAGAAAtctttaaaagttaaaattaatttataaagttcTTTACCGTGaacttttaaattcttttttaatttattcataagTTAATGTTAACTcttgaaaaaaattcttttttgtttttactttttctctttaaagTTCTTACTGAAAAATTGTTCAAGCAAATCTTTGCAATATGCTTTTGAGAGTTTTGGATTTCAATGATATAAGTgtagaaaataatttcatttcttttgatCCAGACCTGTACTTTAACACCTCTCACTTTCAaaagattattatataatatgaatcATCACAATTTTATATAGTCCTGGATGATGTATGCAAAATTGGcattattaagaaaaatgtaataatatcaCTAGGTTCATATAATTTCCACACTTgagtataatattaattaataatcacTTTAGATGGAAATTTTAAGaaggtaatttatttatatataaaaaattgaaatatttcaaaataataaatattacttagataaagaatttaaaattaaaaaattatgagagtaacttaattatttcttaaaattaaataatttctaacctgaaaaataaaaattgtcaacagtaatatttttttttggctAATATCAAATGTTAACAtcaactaatattatttttagttgatattggtataattgatttttaataaaaatgtaaatcagtattacataaataaaactatttttcagCTAACATCAACcgatattttttataatatggaAACTATTATTTGCTTTGTCACtcgatttatttatttattatttgttcaaATTATCTTCTAAttcacataattaaaattatttatccatTATCAAAACTATTTCATGATTAATATTTGTCA harbors:
- the LOC108319257 gene encoding uncharacterized protein LOC108319257, which encodes MDILKISNLSNFSIPSFCQPKALKLKFPPNYNKPTSPFRRTPFSVYLSRSTAVKFQTWAHSGRPTKRRNSLRKKLLRDHKVIPNQIPNDPLSVSGNGFKESGVGVQGDSVVDSVVEAEKSKSKLLGESVLWNKLESWVDQYKRDIEYWGVGSGPVFTVYEDSLGGVKRVFVDEEEILKRSKVRRDVIGDFPEVRSKILNAKNMAREMESGNNVIARNSSVTKFVVHGKEEGGFVKAVRVFVAKPQLLPRLSRVGRYVLYVLVVMWVVKKLFAFGEGDKEVECTALEKEMMRRKMKARKEKEKLVKGAVEVIVEPSETPVVDIKMPKLDKEQLRNNILKAKGSSDKLVVGDSSDKIKAISMEMDYKVQEIKEMARQARKIEGRDNVVVNKDLEMDDSVIRKSSDDNEFIKRKRERDDSLSDNQIEVVRETTDSNVILQSTPIDVPENIDNSVLHEVVPADEGNVHVSDVIVSGDKEIKKQEIEFSENNVHLKDKENDNPLDTRINGSSMTNENFVKKKRRIIRSVKEARDYLSSKHDKQNPGAGTASKLNPVKESITDLKSSSVVDFKDQKSQNLKMNTTESRSETLDSKSSSVSDFTDQKSQNLKMNIARSRSDTLNGTLDSKRAIDDHGTLDSKSSSVSDFTDQKSQNSKMNRTGSRRDTLNRTLDSKPVTNDHGTLDSKSSIVSNFTDQKSQNLKRNTTESRSDTLNGTLDSKPVINDHEDSTLKDKELIPRKNDHKDSGVEPGAGIHQKSVTTFDSGVNGTGTTNGKSENWPEKNLLEVEQIISDGLNGLSDSKPFTKPIEDSNPKNKEFSPMKDDYFKDSGVEPGVGNLQKYDTTLDHEINSVSTETSLPLMPESGTLNGLSDSKPATNPIEVPDQKNKELGTTEDDYLKVSGVDPEIRNHLNSGTTLDDEVNDISTETKVSGKTENWLEKNFHEVEPIVNQIRVGFRNNYMAAKERVDQPLDMPTEMESLRGVGDDGELDWMQDDHLRDIVFRVRENELSGRDPFYLMSNEDKDTFFRGLEKKVEKENIKLSHVHEWLHSNIENLDYGADGISIYDPLEKIIPHWKGPAVEKIPEFLNEFLDERKTGFSRNMNPVKKDESGFAITSSDSSSQEKFDGPTAPTKKLKNPRTIIEGSDGSVKAGKKSGKEYWQHTKKWSQGFLDCYNDETDPEVKSIMKDMGKDLDRWITEKEIKEAAELMDKLPDRNKSFMEKKLNKVKREMELFGPQAVVSKYREYADDEEEDYLWWLDLPHILCIELYTVEEGEQKVGLYSLEMAGDLELEPKPHHVIAFQDPNDCKNLCYIIQAHLEMLGNGHAFVVARPPKDAFREAKANGFGVTVIKKGELQLNIDQPLEEVDELITEIGSKMYHDMMMKERSVDINTLMKGVFGFNDRSIKRLKRKLKKSRKG